In Drosophila santomea strain STO CAGO 1482 chromosome 2L, Prin_Dsan_1.1, whole genome shotgun sequence, a single window of DNA contains:
- the LOC120452266 gene encoding apoptosis-resistant E3 ubiquitin protein ligase 1 isoform X2: MLKRSLKVLIALVLSLMFTVSLVKIVLLIWSSHPAAPHSAPPLPTVDEWLESENLASYKQLFRDKGISSLSSCGDPERLPELPPLDEQRLQRAALHLQQKLILREWLRDHRLQHHYQRLLAVEVASLEDVYWLEDSRASKILGKDWQLWSGARQNLPTSKAQLDALKAQLWSTVVKSSQHQDAWTWGGMLVVSVSVAGLVTLAAMTQPSLAPEARHSLLQYVTGKYLLPANCKVQWDWKDPASVGGTMCFVVRFFQRNGQPYPICDTDQFFVEVTEGTRKVVTISELGSSTDPNNANIAKVKFTVRTAGQYKISVLIGASHIAGSPFLRSFLPGAIDARRSRFIRPASTVICCAGAPTLMHIEPRDEFGNSCLFDQNQSDEALQGYQVAIYDLHGVPVEKLQHAIVFAYDRVNSRVSVTALFPEPTCLRAVISYRDQQLPNGDFDIIVLSSSDTTLVHKNIASRKHNICYEAKLLSIFGVSKNKPRKVLCYVGPKQVTIKEMILKFIPKRIATFRLCPSTKFHFLPQLVSQLHGPVFIIDDGAQPKIELASKDRNIIAATFTHFLLKNIGGSETFKDKQDFFYHEVRKFHASYYHEKMALKVQREKILESSMKAAKGFSVSDWCGNFEVTFQGEQGIDWGGLRREWFELVCSALFDARGGLFCTFHDKHQALVHPNPTRPAHLKLKHFEFAGKMVGKCLFESALGGTYRQLVRARFSRSFLAQLIGLRVHYKYFEQDDPDLYLSKIKYILDTDLDATDTLELYFVEEMYDSSSGQLSKTIELIPNGAKTRVTNATKNQYLDALAQQRLCNSVKDEVDSFLKGLNSIIPDNLLSIFDENELELLMCGTGEYSISDFKAHHIANGNSAEFRRVLAWFWAGVSNFSQTEMARLLQFTTGCSQLPPGGFQELNPQFQITAAPTFGNLPTAHTCFNQLCLPDYESYEQFEKSLLLAISEGSEGFGMV, from the exons GAATCTCCTCCTTGTCGAGCTGCGGCGATCCGGAGCGTCTGCCGGAGCTGCCCCCTCTGGACGAGCAGCGTCTTCAGCGGGCCGCATTGCATCTGCAGCAAAAGCTGATCCTGCGCGAGTGGCTGCGGGATCACCGGCTGCAGCACCACTACCAACGGTTGCTGGCCGTGGAGGTCGCCTCGCTGGAGGACGTCTACTGGCTGGAGGACTCACGGGCCAGCAAGATCCTCGGCAAGGACTGGCAGCTGTGGTCGGGAGCACGGCAGAACCTGCCCACGTCCAAGGCCCAACTGGACGCCCTCAAAGCGCAGCTCTGGTCGACGGTGGTCAAGAGCAGCCAGCACCAGGACGCATGGACATGGGGCGGCATGCTGGTCGTATCCGTCTCAGTCGCCGGCCTCGTCACCCTGGCTGCTATGACACAGCCTTCATTGGCCCCAGAG GCCCGTCACTCGCTGCTGCAATATGTCACCGGGAAGTATCTGCTGCCCGCCAATTGCAAGGTGCAGTGGGACTGGAAGGATCCCGCCAGCGTCGGCGGCACCATGTGCTTCGTGGTGCGCTTCTTCCAGCGCAACGGCCAGCCATATCCCATCTGTGATACGGACCAGTTCTTCGTCGAGGTCACCGAGGGCACTCGCAAGGTGGTCACCATTAGCGAACTGGGCTCCTCCACCGATCCCAACAACGCCAACATCGCCAAGGTCAAGTTCACGGTTCGCACTGCGGGCCAGTACAAGATATCCGTGCTGATTGGCGCCAGTCACATCGCCGGATCGCCCTTCCTGCGTTCCTTTCTGCCAGGTGCCATCGATGCCAGGCGATCCAGGTTCATCAGGCCCGCCAGCACGGTCATTTGCTGCGCAGGTGCACCCACTTTGATGCACATCGAGCCACGGGATGAGTTCGGCAACTCCTGTCTGTTCGACCAGAACCAATCGGATGAGGCACTGCAG GGCTACCAAGTGGCAATATACGACCTGCATGGAGTTCCAGTGGAGAAACTGCAGCATGCGATTGTCTTCGCCTACGACAGAGTCAACTCGCGGGTGTCCGTCACAGCTCTGTTTCCGGAACCCACTTGTCTACGGGCAGTGATCAGTTATCGGGATCAGCAGCTGCCCAACGGCGACTTCGACATCATAGTGCTGAGCA GCAGCGACACCACCTTGGTGCACAAGAACATAGCCTCCAGGAAGCACAACATCTGCTACGAGGCCAAGCTGCTGAGTATTTTCGGTGTGTCCAAGAACAAGCCGAGGAAGGTGCTCTGCTATGTGGGACCCAAACAG GTGACCATCAAGGAGATGATCCTCAAGTTCATTCCCAAGAGGATCGCCACATTCCGGCTGTGTCCCTCGACCAAGTTCCACTTTCTGCCCCAGTTGGTGTCCCAGCTGCACGGCCCTGTTTTCATCATAGACGACGGTGCCCAACCCAAGATCGAGTTGGCCTCCAAGGATCGGAATATCATAGCTGCCACTTTCACCCATTTTCTGCTAAAGAACATTGGCGGATCCGAGACATTCAAGGACAAGCAGGACTTCTTCTACCACGAGGTTCGCAAATTCCATGCCAGCTACTACCACGAGAAGATGGCCCTGAAGGTTCAGCGGGAGAAGATCCTGGAGAGCAGCATGAAGGCCGCCAAGGGCTTCTCTGTGTCCGACTGGTGTGGCAACTTCGAGGTCACCTTCCAGGGTGAACAGGGCATCGACTGGGGTGGTTTGCGGAGGGAGTGGTTCGAGCTGGTCTGCAGTGCCCTCTTTGACGCCCGCGGAGGCCTCTTCTGCACCTTCCACGACAAGCACCAGGCGCTGGTCCATCCTAATCCCACGCGTCCAGCCCATCTGAAGCTGAAGCACTTCGAGTTCGCCGGCAAGATGGTGGGAAAGTGTCTGTTTGAGAGCGCCTTGGGCGGCACCTATCGCCAGCTGGTCAGGGCCAGATTCAGTCGCTCTTTTCTGGCCCAACTTATTGGTCTGAGGGTGCATTACAAG TACTTTGAACAGGACGATCCCGACTTGTACCTGTCCAAGATCAAGTACATTCTGGACACAGATCTCGATGCCACGGACACCCTGGAGCTGTACTTCGTGGAGGAGATGTACGACTCCAGCAGTGGACAGCTGAGCAAGACCATCGAACTGATACCCAACGGGGCCAAGACGCGGGTGACCAATGCCACCAAGAACCAGTACCTGGACGCCTTGGCTCAGCAGCGTCTGTGCAACAGCGTCAAGGATGAGGTGGACAGCTTCCTGAAGGGTCTGAACTCCATCATACCGGATAACCTTCTCAGCATTTTCGATGAGAACGAACTAGAG CTGCTGATGTGCGGAACTGGGGAATACTCCATCAGCGACTTCAAGGCGCACCACATCGCCAACGGCAATTCGGCTGAGTTCCGGCGGGTTTTGGCCTGGTTTTGGGCCGGAGTGAGCAACTTCAGCCAGACGGAGATGGCCCGGCTGCTGCAGTTCACCACGGGATGCTCCCAGTTGCCGCCCGGGGGATTCCAGGAGCTGAATCCGCAGTTCCAGATAACGGCGGCCCCGACCTTTGGCAACCTGCCCACGGCGCACACCTG CTTCAACCAGCTGTGTTTGCCGGACTACGAGAGCTACGAGCAGTTCGAGAAGTCGCTGCTTCTGGCCATCAGCGAGGGCAGCGAGGGATTCGGCATGGTCTAG
- the LOC120452266 gene encoding apoptosis-resistant E3 ubiquitin protein ligase 1 isoform X1 — MLKRSLKVLIALVLSLMFTVSLVKIVLLIWSSHPAAPHSAPPLPTVDEWLESENLASYKQLFRDKGISSLSSCGDPERLPELPPLDEQRLQRAALHLQQKLILREWLRDHRLQHHYQRLLAVEVASLEDVYWLEDSRASKILGKDWQLWSGARQNLPTSKAQLDALKAQLWSTVVKSSQHQDAWTWGGMLVVSVSVAGLVTLAAMTQPSLAPEARHSLLQYVTGKYLLPANCKVQWDWKDPASVGGTMCFVVRFFQRNGQPYPICDTDQFFVEVTEGTRKVVTISELGSSTDPNNANIAKVKFTVRTAGQYKISVLIGASHIAGSPFLRSFLPGAIDARRSRFIRPASTVICCAGAPTLMHIEPRDEFGNSCLFDQNQSDEALQGYQVAIYDLHGVPVEKLQHAIVFAYDRVNSRVSVTALFPEPTCLRAVISYRDQQLPNGDFDIIVLSSSDTTLVHKNIASRKHNICYEAKLLSIFGVSKNKPRKVLCYVGPKQNSLIFQVTIKEMILKFIPKRIATFRLCPSTKFHFLPQLVSQLHGPVFIIDDGAQPKIELASKDRNIIAATFTHFLLKNIGGSETFKDKQDFFYHEVRKFHASYYHEKMALKVQREKILESSMKAAKGFSVSDWCGNFEVTFQGEQGIDWGGLRREWFELVCSALFDARGGLFCTFHDKHQALVHPNPTRPAHLKLKHFEFAGKMVGKCLFESALGGTYRQLVRARFSRSFLAQLIGLRVHYKYFEQDDPDLYLSKIKYILDTDLDATDTLELYFVEEMYDSSSGQLSKTIELIPNGAKTRVTNATKNQYLDALAQQRLCNSVKDEVDSFLKGLNSIIPDNLLSIFDENELELLMCGTGEYSISDFKAHHIANGNSAEFRRVLAWFWAGVSNFSQTEMARLLQFTTGCSQLPPGGFQELNPQFQITAAPTFGNLPTAHTCFNQLCLPDYESYEQFEKSLLLAISEGSEGFGMV, encoded by the exons GAATCTCCTCCTTGTCGAGCTGCGGCGATCCGGAGCGTCTGCCGGAGCTGCCCCCTCTGGACGAGCAGCGTCTTCAGCGGGCCGCATTGCATCTGCAGCAAAAGCTGATCCTGCGCGAGTGGCTGCGGGATCACCGGCTGCAGCACCACTACCAACGGTTGCTGGCCGTGGAGGTCGCCTCGCTGGAGGACGTCTACTGGCTGGAGGACTCACGGGCCAGCAAGATCCTCGGCAAGGACTGGCAGCTGTGGTCGGGAGCACGGCAGAACCTGCCCACGTCCAAGGCCCAACTGGACGCCCTCAAAGCGCAGCTCTGGTCGACGGTGGTCAAGAGCAGCCAGCACCAGGACGCATGGACATGGGGCGGCATGCTGGTCGTATCCGTCTCAGTCGCCGGCCTCGTCACCCTGGCTGCTATGACACAGCCTTCATTGGCCCCAGAG GCCCGTCACTCGCTGCTGCAATATGTCACCGGGAAGTATCTGCTGCCCGCCAATTGCAAGGTGCAGTGGGACTGGAAGGATCCCGCCAGCGTCGGCGGCACCATGTGCTTCGTGGTGCGCTTCTTCCAGCGCAACGGCCAGCCATATCCCATCTGTGATACGGACCAGTTCTTCGTCGAGGTCACCGAGGGCACTCGCAAGGTGGTCACCATTAGCGAACTGGGCTCCTCCACCGATCCCAACAACGCCAACATCGCCAAGGTCAAGTTCACGGTTCGCACTGCGGGCCAGTACAAGATATCCGTGCTGATTGGCGCCAGTCACATCGCCGGATCGCCCTTCCTGCGTTCCTTTCTGCCAGGTGCCATCGATGCCAGGCGATCCAGGTTCATCAGGCCCGCCAGCACGGTCATTTGCTGCGCAGGTGCACCCACTTTGATGCACATCGAGCCACGGGATGAGTTCGGCAACTCCTGTCTGTTCGACCAGAACCAATCGGATGAGGCACTGCAG GGCTACCAAGTGGCAATATACGACCTGCATGGAGTTCCAGTGGAGAAACTGCAGCATGCGATTGTCTTCGCCTACGACAGAGTCAACTCGCGGGTGTCCGTCACAGCTCTGTTTCCGGAACCCACTTGTCTACGGGCAGTGATCAGTTATCGGGATCAGCAGCTGCCCAACGGCGACTTCGACATCATAGTGCTGAGCA GCAGCGACACCACCTTGGTGCACAAGAACATAGCCTCCAGGAAGCACAACATCTGCTACGAGGCCAAGCTGCTGAGTATTTTCGGTGTGTCCAAGAACAAGCCGAGGAAGGTGCTCTGCTATGTGGGACCCAAACAG AACTCGCTGATCTTCCAGGTGACCATCAAGGAGATGATCCTCAAGTTCATTCCCAAGAGGATCGCCACATTCCGGCTGTGTCCCTCGACCAAGTTCCACTTTCTGCCCCAGTTGGTGTCCCAGCTGCACGGCCCTGTTTTCATCATAGACGACGGTGCCCAACCCAAGATCGAGTTGGCCTCCAAGGATCGGAATATCATAGCTGCCACTTTCACCCATTTTCTGCTAAAGAACATTGGCGGATCCGAGACATTCAAGGACAAGCAGGACTTCTTCTACCACGAGGTTCGCAAATTCCATGCCAGCTACTACCACGAGAAGATGGCCCTGAAGGTTCAGCGGGAGAAGATCCTGGAGAGCAGCATGAAGGCCGCCAAGGGCTTCTCTGTGTCCGACTGGTGTGGCAACTTCGAGGTCACCTTCCAGGGTGAACAGGGCATCGACTGGGGTGGTTTGCGGAGGGAGTGGTTCGAGCTGGTCTGCAGTGCCCTCTTTGACGCCCGCGGAGGCCTCTTCTGCACCTTCCACGACAAGCACCAGGCGCTGGTCCATCCTAATCCCACGCGTCCAGCCCATCTGAAGCTGAAGCACTTCGAGTTCGCCGGCAAGATGGTGGGAAAGTGTCTGTTTGAGAGCGCCTTGGGCGGCACCTATCGCCAGCTGGTCAGGGCCAGATTCAGTCGCTCTTTTCTGGCCCAACTTATTGGTCTGAGGGTGCATTACAAG TACTTTGAACAGGACGATCCCGACTTGTACCTGTCCAAGATCAAGTACATTCTGGACACAGATCTCGATGCCACGGACACCCTGGAGCTGTACTTCGTGGAGGAGATGTACGACTCCAGCAGTGGACAGCTGAGCAAGACCATCGAACTGATACCCAACGGGGCCAAGACGCGGGTGACCAATGCCACCAAGAACCAGTACCTGGACGCCTTGGCTCAGCAGCGTCTGTGCAACAGCGTCAAGGATGAGGTGGACAGCTTCCTGAAGGGTCTGAACTCCATCATACCGGATAACCTTCTCAGCATTTTCGATGAGAACGAACTAGAG CTGCTGATGTGCGGAACTGGGGAATACTCCATCAGCGACTTCAAGGCGCACCACATCGCCAACGGCAATTCGGCTGAGTTCCGGCGGGTTTTGGCCTGGTTTTGGGCCGGAGTGAGCAACTTCAGCCAGACGGAGATGGCCCGGCTGCTGCAGTTCACCACGGGATGCTCCCAGTTGCCGCCCGGGGGATTCCAGGAGCTGAATCCGCAGTTCCAGATAACGGCGGCCCCGACCTTTGGCAACCTGCCCACGGCGCACACCTG CTTCAACCAGCTGTGTTTGCCGGACTACGAGAGCTACGAGCAGTTCGAGAAGTCGCTGCTTCTGGCCATCAGCGAGGGCAGCGAGGGATTCGGCATGGTCTAG
- the LOC120452266 gene encoding apoptosis-resistant E3 ubiquitin protein ligase 1 isoform X3, giving the protein MWSPESEINSIAMATTMRHSQSSSSGISSLSSCGDPERLPELPPLDEQRLQRAALHLQQKLILREWLRDHRLQHHYQRLLAVEVASLEDVYWLEDSRASKILGKDWQLWSGARQNLPTSKAQLDALKAQLWSTVVKSSQHQDAWTWGGMLVVSVSVAGLVTLAAMTQPSLAPEARHSLLQYVTGKYLLPANCKVQWDWKDPASVGGTMCFVVRFFQRNGQPYPICDTDQFFVEVTEGTRKVVTISELGSSTDPNNANIAKVKFTVRTAGQYKISVLIGASHIAGSPFLRSFLPGAIDARRSRFIRPASTVICCAGAPTLMHIEPRDEFGNSCLFDQNQSDEALQGYQVAIYDLHGVPVEKLQHAIVFAYDRVNSRVSVTALFPEPTCLRAVISYRDQQLPNGDFDIIVLSSSDTTLVHKNIASRKHNICYEAKLLSIFGVSKNKPRKVLCYVGPKQNSLIFQVTIKEMILKFIPKRIATFRLCPSTKFHFLPQLVSQLHGPVFIIDDGAQPKIELASKDRNIIAATFTHFLLKNIGGSETFKDKQDFFYHEVRKFHASYYHEKMALKVQREKILESSMKAAKGFSVSDWCGNFEVTFQGEQGIDWGGLRREWFELVCSALFDARGGLFCTFHDKHQALVHPNPTRPAHLKLKHFEFAGKMVGKCLFESALGGTYRQLVRARFSRSFLAQLIGLRVHYKYFEQDDPDLYLSKIKYILDTDLDATDTLELYFVEEMYDSSSGQLSKTIELIPNGAKTRVTNATKNQYLDALAQQRLCNSVKDEVDSFLKGLNSIIPDNLLSIFDENELELLMCGTGEYSISDFKAHHIANGNSAEFRRVLAWFWAGVSNFSQTEMARLLQFTTGCSQLPPGGFQELNPQFQITAAPTFGNLPTAHTCFNQLCLPDYESYEQFEKSLLLAISEGSEGFGMV; this is encoded by the exons GAATCTCCTCCTTGTCGAGCTGCGGCGATCCGGAGCGTCTGCCGGAGCTGCCCCCTCTGGACGAGCAGCGTCTTCAGCGGGCCGCATTGCATCTGCAGCAAAAGCTGATCCTGCGCGAGTGGCTGCGGGATCACCGGCTGCAGCACCACTACCAACGGTTGCTGGCCGTGGAGGTCGCCTCGCTGGAGGACGTCTACTGGCTGGAGGACTCACGGGCCAGCAAGATCCTCGGCAAGGACTGGCAGCTGTGGTCGGGAGCACGGCAGAACCTGCCCACGTCCAAGGCCCAACTGGACGCCCTCAAAGCGCAGCTCTGGTCGACGGTGGTCAAGAGCAGCCAGCACCAGGACGCATGGACATGGGGCGGCATGCTGGTCGTATCCGTCTCAGTCGCCGGCCTCGTCACCCTGGCTGCTATGACACAGCCTTCATTGGCCCCAGAG GCCCGTCACTCGCTGCTGCAATATGTCACCGGGAAGTATCTGCTGCCCGCCAATTGCAAGGTGCAGTGGGACTGGAAGGATCCCGCCAGCGTCGGCGGCACCATGTGCTTCGTGGTGCGCTTCTTCCAGCGCAACGGCCAGCCATATCCCATCTGTGATACGGACCAGTTCTTCGTCGAGGTCACCGAGGGCACTCGCAAGGTGGTCACCATTAGCGAACTGGGCTCCTCCACCGATCCCAACAACGCCAACATCGCCAAGGTCAAGTTCACGGTTCGCACTGCGGGCCAGTACAAGATATCCGTGCTGATTGGCGCCAGTCACATCGCCGGATCGCCCTTCCTGCGTTCCTTTCTGCCAGGTGCCATCGATGCCAGGCGATCCAGGTTCATCAGGCCCGCCAGCACGGTCATTTGCTGCGCAGGTGCACCCACTTTGATGCACATCGAGCCACGGGATGAGTTCGGCAACTCCTGTCTGTTCGACCAGAACCAATCGGATGAGGCACTGCAG GGCTACCAAGTGGCAATATACGACCTGCATGGAGTTCCAGTGGAGAAACTGCAGCATGCGATTGTCTTCGCCTACGACAGAGTCAACTCGCGGGTGTCCGTCACAGCTCTGTTTCCGGAACCCACTTGTCTACGGGCAGTGATCAGTTATCGGGATCAGCAGCTGCCCAACGGCGACTTCGACATCATAGTGCTGAGCA GCAGCGACACCACCTTGGTGCACAAGAACATAGCCTCCAGGAAGCACAACATCTGCTACGAGGCCAAGCTGCTGAGTATTTTCGGTGTGTCCAAGAACAAGCCGAGGAAGGTGCTCTGCTATGTGGGACCCAAACAG AACTCGCTGATCTTCCAGGTGACCATCAAGGAGATGATCCTCAAGTTCATTCCCAAGAGGATCGCCACATTCCGGCTGTGTCCCTCGACCAAGTTCCACTTTCTGCCCCAGTTGGTGTCCCAGCTGCACGGCCCTGTTTTCATCATAGACGACGGTGCCCAACCCAAGATCGAGTTGGCCTCCAAGGATCGGAATATCATAGCTGCCACTTTCACCCATTTTCTGCTAAAGAACATTGGCGGATCCGAGACATTCAAGGACAAGCAGGACTTCTTCTACCACGAGGTTCGCAAATTCCATGCCAGCTACTACCACGAGAAGATGGCCCTGAAGGTTCAGCGGGAGAAGATCCTGGAGAGCAGCATGAAGGCCGCCAAGGGCTTCTCTGTGTCCGACTGGTGTGGCAACTTCGAGGTCACCTTCCAGGGTGAACAGGGCATCGACTGGGGTGGTTTGCGGAGGGAGTGGTTCGAGCTGGTCTGCAGTGCCCTCTTTGACGCCCGCGGAGGCCTCTTCTGCACCTTCCACGACAAGCACCAGGCGCTGGTCCATCCTAATCCCACGCGTCCAGCCCATCTGAAGCTGAAGCACTTCGAGTTCGCCGGCAAGATGGTGGGAAAGTGTCTGTTTGAGAGCGCCTTGGGCGGCACCTATCGCCAGCTGGTCAGGGCCAGATTCAGTCGCTCTTTTCTGGCCCAACTTATTGGTCTGAGGGTGCATTACAAG TACTTTGAACAGGACGATCCCGACTTGTACCTGTCCAAGATCAAGTACATTCTGGACACAGATCTCGATGCCACGGACACCCTGGAGCTGTACTTCGTGGAGGAGATGTACGACTCCAGCAGTGGACAGCTGAGCAAGACCATCGAACTGATACCCAACGGGGCCAAGACGCGGGTGACCAATGCCACCAAGAACCAGTACCTGGACGCCTTGGCTCAGCAGCGTCTGTGCAACAGCGTCAAGGATGAGGTGGACAGCTTCCTGAAGGGTCTGAACTCCATCATACCGGATAACCTTCTCAGCATTTTCGATGAGAACGAACTAGAG CTGCTGATGTGCGGAACTGGGGAATACTCCATCAGCGACTTCAAGGCGCACCACATCGCCAACGGCAATTCGGCTGAGTTCCGGCGGGTTTTGGCCTGGTTTTGGGCCGGAGTGAGCAACTTCAGCCAGACGGAGATGGCCCGGCTGCTGCAGTTCACCACGGGATGCTCCCAGTTGCCGCCCGGGGGATTCCAGGAGCTGAATCCGCAGTTCCAGATAACGGCGGCCCCGACCTTTGGCAACCTGCCCACGGCGCACACCTG CTTCAACCAGCTGTGTTTGCCGGACTACGAGAGCTACGAGCAGTTCGAGAAGTCGCTGCTTCTGGCCATCAGCGAGGGCAGCGAGGGATTCGGCATGGTCTAG
- the LOC120452266 gene encoding apoptosis-resistant E3 ubiquitin protein ligase 1 isoform X4, with product MGQMHCSPEDASLRSELVLIRSCVVYRGRPPDDASHYDISMIVGHINVGGVMRSTSGKCFPTLKVKLCFGEAMGISSLSSCGDPERLPELPPLDEQRLQRAALHLQQKLILREWLRDHRLQHHYQRLLAVEVASLEDVYWLEDSRASKILGKDWQLWSGARQNLPTSKAQLDALKAQLWSTVVKSSQHQDAWTWGGMLVVSVSVAGLVTLAAMTQPSLAPEARHSLLQYVTGKYLLPANCKVQWDWKDPASVGGTMCFVVRFFQRNGQPYPICDTDQFFVEVTEGTRKVVTISELGSSTDPNNANIAKVKFTVRTAGQYKISVLIGASHIAGSPFLRSFLPGAIDARRSRFIRPASTVICCAGAPTLMHIEPRDEFGNSCLFDQNQSDEALQGYQVAIYDLHGVPVEKLQHAIVFAYDRVNSRVSVTALFPEPTCLRAVISYRDQQLPNGDFDIIVLSSSDTTLVHKNIASRKHNICYEAKLLSIFGVSKNKPRKVLCYVGPKQNSLIFQVTIKEMILKFIPKRIATFRLCPSTKFHFLPQLVSQLHGPVFIIDDGAQPKIELASKDRNIIAATFTHFLLKNIGGSETFKDKQDFFYHEVRKFHASYYHEKMALKVQREKILESSMKAAKGFSVSDWCGNFEVTFQGEQGIDWGGLRREWFELVCSALFDARGGLFCTFHDKHQALVHPNPTRPAHLKLKHFEFAGKMVGKCLFESALGGTYRQLVRARFSRSFLAQLIGLRVHYKYFEQDDPDLYLSKIKYILDTDLDATDTLELYFVEEMYDSSSGQLSKTIELIPNGAKTRVTNATKNQYLDALAQQRLCNSVKDEVDSFLKGLNSIIPDNLLSIFDENELELLMCGTGEYSISDFKAHHIANGNSAEFRRVLAWFWAGVSNFSQTEMARLLQFTTGCSQLPPGGFQELNPQFQITAAPTFGNLPTAHTCFNQLCLPDYESYEQFEKSLLLAISEGSEGFGMV from the exons GAATCTCCTCCTTGTCGAGCTGCGGCGATCCGGAGCGTCTGCCGGAGCTGCCCCCTCTGGACGAGCAGCGTCTTCAGCGGGCCGCATTGCATCTGCAGCAAAAGCTGATCCTGCGCGAGTGGCTGCGGGATCACCGGCTGCAGCACCACTACCAACGGTTGCTGGCCGTGGAGGTCGCCTCGCTGGAGGACGTCTACTGGCTGGAGGACTCACGGGCCAGCAAGATCCTCGGCAAGGACTGGCAGCTGTGGTCGGGAGCACGGCAGAACCTGCCCACGTCCAAGGCCCAACTGGACGCCCTCAAAGCGCAGCTCTGGTCGACGGTGGTCAAGAGCAGCCAGCACCAGGACGCATGGACATGGGGCGGCATGCTGGTCGTATCCGTCTCAGTCGCCGGCCTCGTCACCCTGGCTGCTATGACACAGCCTTCATTGGCCCCAGAG GCCCGTCACTCGCTGCTGCAATATGTCACCGGGAAGTATCTGCTGCCCGCCAATTGCAAGGTGCAGTGGGACTGGAAGGATCCCGCCAGCGTCGGCGGCACCATGTGCTTCGTGGTGCGCTTCTTCCAGCGCAACGGCCAGCCATATCCCATCTGTGATACGGACCAGTTCTTCGTCGAGGTCACCGAGGGCACTCGCAAGGTGGTCACCATTAGCGAACTGGGCTCCTCCACCGATCCCAACAACGCCAACATCGCCAAGGTCAAGTTCACGGTTCGCACTGCGGGCCAGTACAAGATATCCGTGCTGATTGGCGCCAGTCACATCGCCGGATCGCCCTTCCTGCGTTCCTTTCTGCCAGGTGCCATCGATGCCAGGCGATCCAGGTTCATCAGGCCCGCCAGCACGGTCATTTGCTGCGCAGGTGCACCCACTTTGATGCACATCGAGCCACGGGATGAGTTCGGCAACTCCTGTCTGTTCGACCAGAACCAATCGGATGAGGCACTGCAG GGCTACCAAGTGGCAATATACGACCTGCATGGAGTTCCAGTGGAGAAACTGCAGCATGCGATTGTCTTCGCCTACGACAGAGTCAACTCGCGGGTGTCCGTCACAGCTCTGTTTCCGGAACCCACTTGTCTACGGGCAGTGATCAGTTATCGGGATCAGCAGCTGCCCAACGGCGACTTCGACATCATAGTGCTGAGCA GCAGCGACACCACCTTGGTGCACAAGAACATAGCCTCCAGGAAGCACAACATCTGCTACGAGGCCAAGCTGCTGAGTATTTTCGGTGTGTCCAAGAACAAGCCGAGGAAGGTGCTCTGCTATGTGGGACCCAAACAG AACTCGCTGATCTTCCAGGTGACCATCAAGGAGATGATCCTCAAGTTCATTCCCAAGAGGATCGCCACATTCCGGCTGTGTCCCTCGACCAAGTTCCACTTTCTGCCCCAGTTGGTGTCCCAGCTGCACGGCCCTGTTTTCATCATAGACGACGGTGCCCAACCCAAGATCGAGTTGGCCTCCAAGGATCGGAATATCATAGCTGCCACTTTCACCCATTTTCTGCTAAAGAACATTGGCGGATCCGAGACATTCAAGGACAAGCAGGACTTCTTCTACCACGAGGTTCGCAAATTCCATGCCAGCTACTACCACGAGAAGATGGCCCTGAAGGTTCAGCGGGAGAAGATCCTGGAGAGCAGCATGAAGGCCGCCAAGGGCTTCTCTGTGTCCGACTGGTGTGGCAACTTCGAGGTCACCTTCCAGGGTGAACAGGGCATCGACTGGGGTGGTTTGCGGAGGGAGTGGTTCGAGCTGGTCTGCAGTGCCCTCTTTGACGCCCGCGGAGGCCTCTTCTGCACCTTCCACGACAAGCACCAGGCGCTGGTCCATCCTAATCCCACGCGTCCAGCCCATCTGAAGCTGAAGCACTTCGAGTTCGCCGGCAAGATGGTGGGAAAGTGTCTGTTTGAGAGCGCCTTGGGCGGCACCTATCGCCAGCTGGTCAGGGCCAGATTCAGTCGCTCTTTTCTGGCCCAACTTATTGGTCTGAGGGTGCATTACAAG TACTTTGAACAGGACGATCCCGACTTGTACCTGTCCAAGATCAAGTACATTCTGGACACAGATCTCGATGCCACGGACACCCTGGAGCTGTACTTCGTGGAGGAGATGTACGACTCCAGCAGTGGACAGCTGAGCAAGACCATCGAACTGATACCCAACGGGGCCAAGACGCGGGTGACCAATGCCACCAAGAACCAGTACCTGGACGCCTTGGCTCAGCAGCGTCTGTGCAACAGCGTCAAGGATGAGGTGGACAGCTTCCTGAAGGGTCTGAACTCCATCATACCGGATAACCTTCTCAGCATTTTCGATGAGAACGAACTAGAG CTGCTGATGTGCGGAACTGGGGAATACTCCATCAGCGACTTCAAGGCGCACCACATCGCCAACGGCAATTCGGCTGAGTTCCGGCGGGTTTTGGCCTGGTTTTGGGCCGGAGTGAGCAACTTCAGCCAGACGGAGATGGCCCGGCTGCTGCAGTTCACCACGGGATGCTCCCAGTTGCCGCCCGGGGGATTCCAGGAGCTGAATCCGCAGTTCCAGATAACGGCGGCCCCGACCTTTGGCAACCTGCCCACGGCGCACACCTG CTTCAACCAGCTGTGTTTGCCGGACTACGAGAGCTACGAGCAGTTCGAGAAGTCGCTGCTTCTGGCCATCAGCGAGGGCAGCGAGGGATTCGGCATGGTCTAG